A window of the Polaribacter batillariae genome harbors these coding sequences:
- a CDS encoding DUF368 domain-containing protein, producing the protein MQKERTFLQKTNLFLKGLAMGAANKVPGVSGGTVSFVFGFYEELIYSFRKVNLIALKLLLNGRFKSFFRYTNAQFLLLIMAGSIFSYFSVSLVLDYFLEHYELYVWSWFFGMIIGSIYYIGKDFGEWNLKNTISLIIGASVGIGISFLTPAGENDNLWFVFICGIIGVSGMTLPGLSGSFILILMGNYVLLLVDSVNELLFVLTNLISGNFEVLSNPEKIRYLKIISVFTFGSVFGLVSISHVLGYVLKRWNTIVTAVIIGFITGSLGIVWPWKKAVYVTKNGNFTLDKSGHKIIENYRRFMPDFSNSETWFAILYIIIGIALILIIDYYGRKKK; encoded by the coding sequence ATGCAAAAAGAAAGAACTTTTCTACAAAAAACGAACCTTTTTTTAAAAGGCTTGGCAATGGGAGCTGCCAATAAGGTGCCTGGCGTTTCTGGTGGAACGGTTTCTTTTGTTTTTGGTTTTTATGAAGAATTAATTTATTCTTTTCGAAAAGTAAATTTAATTGCATTAAAGTTACTGCTAAATGGAAGATTTAAAAGTTTTTTTAGATATACCAATGCCCAATTTTTGTTGCTAATAATGGCTGGAAGCATTTTTAGTTACTTTAGTGTTTCGTTGGTTTTAGACTATTTTTTAGAACATTACGAGCTGTATGTTTGGAGTTGGTTTTTTGGAATGATCATTGGGTCTATTTATTATATAGGAAAAGATTTTGGAGAGTGGAATCTAAAAAATACAATCTCATTAATTATAGGAGCTTCTGTAGGCATAGGAATTAGTTTTTTAACACCTGCTGGCGAAAATGACAATCTTTGGTTTGTTTTTATTTGCGGAATAATTGGCGTTTCTGGAATGACTTTGCCAGGACTTTCAGGTTCTTTTATCTTAATTTTAATGGGGAATTATGTATTACTTTTAGTAGATTCTGTAAACGAACTACTTTTTGTATTGACCAACTTAATTTCTGGAAACTTCGAGGTATTGTCTAACCCAGAGAAAATACGATATTTAAAAATAATTAGTGTTTTTACTTTCGGTTCTGTATTTGGTTTGGTGTCTATTTCTCATGTTTTAGGGTATGTTTTAAAAAGGTGGAATACGATTGTAACAGCTGTAATTATTGGTTTTATAACGGGCTCTTTAGGAATTGTTTGGCCGTGGAAAAAAGCAGTTTATGTAACGAAAAATGGTAATTTTACCTTAGACAAAAGTGGGCATAAAATTATTGAAAACTATCGAAGATTTATGCCAGATTTTTCGAACTCAGAAACCTGGTTTGCTATTTTGTATATTATTATAGGAATTGCATTAATTCTAATTATAGATTATTATGGAAGAAAGAAAAAATAA
- a CDS encoding DUF368 domain-containing protein yields the protein MSRSLKEYVIIGLKGMAMGAADVVPGVSGGTIAFISGIYEELLGSISKINFDLFKTLRKEGVAAAWKQVNGTFLLSLFIGIFISIISLAKTIKWLLENEPVLLWSFFFGLVLASIIYIVKQIKKWNVVAVLALIGAALLAYYVTTLNPLVSENSSLLFMFLAGAIAICAMILPGISGAFILVLLGAYKPILSAVNDRDLKTIAVVGLGAIVGLLSFSKILKWMFANYKNITLAMLTGFIIGSLNKIWPWKETLTWRTNSHGIEVPLKEQSISPFHFDGDPQILMAVVLALVGFALILIMEKLAVKKI from the coding sequence ATGTCTAGAAGTTTAAAAGAGTATGTAATTATTGGACTAAAAGGAATGGCTATGGGTGCAGCAGATGTTGTACCAGGAGTTTCTGGAGGTACCATTGCATTTATATCTGGTATTTACGAAGAATTATTAGGTTCCATAAGTAAAATAAATTTCGATTTATTTAAAACATTAAGAAAAGAAGGGGTTGCAGCAGCTTGGAAACAAGTAAATGGAACATTCTTACTATCGCTTTTTATTGGAATTTTTATCAGTATTATATCATTAGCAAAAACCATTAAATGGTTATTAGAAAACGAACCTGTTTTGTTATGGTCTTTCTTTTTTGGTTTGGTGTTGGCGAGTATTATTTACATCGTAAAACAAATTAAAAAATGGAATGTTGTAGCCGTTTTGGCGCTTATAGGTGCAGCTTTATTAGCTTATTATGTCACAACATTAAATCCTTTAGTTAGCGAAAATTCCTCTTTATTATTTATGTTTTTAGCAGGAGCCATTGCTATTTGTGCAATGATTTTACCAGGAATTTCTGGAGCATTTATCTTAGTTTTGTTAGGTGCTTACAAACCAATTTTATCTGCTGTAAACGATAGAGATTTAAAAACCATAGCCGTAGTTGGTTTAGGAGCAATTGTGGGTTTATTATCTTTTTCTAAAATTTTAAAATGGATGTTTGCAAACTATAAAAATATAACTTTAGCAATGTTAACAGGCTTTATAATAGGTTCTTTAAATAAAATTTGGCCTTGGAAAGAAACACTTACTTGGCGAACAAATTCTCATGGAATCGAAGTGCCTTTAAAAGAACAAAGTATTTCTCCTTTTCATTTCGATGGAGATCCACAAATATTAATGGCGGTTGTTTTGGCTTTAGTAGGTTTTGCACTAATTTTAATTATGGAGAAATTAGCGGTAAAAAAAATATAA
- a CDS encoding sugar kinase, protein MGKVVTFGEIMLRLSPQGFLRFSQANNFDVVYGGGESNVAVSLANYGVDVDFVTRLPKNDIGECAMMEMRKRGVNVDKIVWGGDRLGIYFLETGAVSRGSKVVYDRAHSAIAEIESGMIDWDAAFDGVEWFHWTGITPAISQGAADVCLEAVKAASAKGITISTDLNYRAKLWKFCDAAHREKIMTELTSYCDIVLGNEEDAEMHFGIKPAGISVQTEGHNVKAEAFLSVCEQMMEKFPRSKKVITTLRGSISASHNTWAGVLYDGKTLFQTRQYQITDIVDRVGGGDSFMGGLIYGLLKYPEDDQNALDFAVAASCLKHTIKGDANLVTVAEVEKLMGGDASGRVAR, encoded by the coding sequence ATGGGTAAAGTAGTAACTTTTGGAGAAATTATGTTAAGGTTATCTCCACAAGGATTTTTAAGATTTTCGCAAGCAAATAATTTTGATGTTGTATATGGTGGAGGAGAATCTAACGTAGCAGTTTCTTTAGCAAACTATGGAGTAGATGTTGATTTTGTAACACGTTTGCCAAAAAATGATATTGGTGAGTGTGCGATGATGGAAATGCGTAAGCGTGGTGTAAATGTAGATAAAATTGTTTGGGGTGGAGATCGTTTAGGAATTTACTTTTTAGAAACTGGGGCAGTTTCTCGTGGTTCTAAAGTTGTTTACGACAGAGCACATTCTGCAATTGCAGAAATAGAATCTGGAATGATAGATTGGGATGCCGCTTTTGACGGCGTAGAATGGTTTCATTGGACAGGAATTACACCCGCCATTTCACAAGGTGCTGCAGATGTTTGTTTAGAAGCTGTGAAAGCTGCAAGTGCAAAAGGAATTACCATTTCAACAGATTTAAATTATAGAGCAAAACTTTGGAAGTTTTGCGATGCTGCCCACAGAGAAAAAATCATGACAGAATTAACTTCCTATTGTGATATTGTTTTAGGAAACGAAGAAGATGCAGAGATGCACTTTGGTATTAAACCTGCAGGAATTTCTGTACAAACAGAAGGGCATAACGTAAAAGCAGAAGCATTTTTATCGGTTTGTGAGCAAATGATGGAAAAATTTCCTAGATCTAAAAAAGTAATTACAACTTTAAGAGGTTCTATTTCAGCTTCTCACAACACTTGGGCAGGTGTTTTGTATGATGGTAAAACACTGTTTCAAACACGTCAATACCAAATTACAGATATTGTAGATAGAGTAGGTGGAGGAGATTCTTTTATGGGTGGATTAATTTACGGATTGTTAAAATACCCAGAAGACGACCAAAATGCTTTAGATTTTGCAGTAGCGGCTTCTTGTTTAAAACACACCATTAAAGGCGATGCGAACTTAGTAACGGTTGCAGAGGTAGAAAAATTAATGGGTGGAGATGCTTCTGGTAGAGTAGCAAGATAG
- a CDS encoding DUF349 domain-containing protein, producing the protein MLDKNEENVEKTEDSTEEVVNETSKAEELETSKEMNEVEEPHEKTVKENKTEVLEVADKVKETTEKVVEQENNETNEAVDEIEKSVAEEAENNNSKEEETPKVDYSKATLEELVVALKKVIANNPVQKIKSQVDAIKNAFNQKFGALLTQKKEAFLAEGGDSIDFKFSSPIKIEYNALLSSYKKERDAYYKDLEKQLNENLEKRLKVIEDLKTLIEDADTATMYKQFRELQDNWRAIGPVSKTRYNDTWKIYHHHVERFYDLLHLSNDFRDLDFKNNLEEKLKIIKQAEALAEQEDITVAFKELQKLHKTWKEDIGPVSSEMREEIWHKFSVATKKIHDKRHQYFREMRSKYQEIIDKKLEIIEVLDNYDTSNNKSHKDWQESIKHVEQLRKLYFSAGKLPYNKSEEVWQKFKAATKKFNSAKNLFYKQEKSSQQKNLEKKLALIEIAESFKDSEDWQMATNAMKKVQADWKKIGHVPRKFSDDIWKRFKAACNHYFDRLHAQKNAISKEQQAVVDAKKAFLEALKEKKTHTKESVLEAINTWKELGALPRNVRHLEAKFSKQVDKMVENLSLDKQEVEMLKFTNSLDSLVANKDFRKLDSEQMFIRKKIDELNREISQLENNLGFFSNAKADNPLVANVKKQVEEFRTDLEIWREKLEYLKNLDY; encoded by the coding sequence ATGTTAGATAAGAATGAAGAAAACGTTGAAAAAACGGAAGATAGTACAGAAGAAGTTGTAAATGAGACTTCAAAAGCAGAAGAACTAGAGACTTCTAAAGAAATGAATGAAGTTGAAGAACCTCATGAAAAAACTGTTAAAGAAAATAAAACAGAGGTTTTAGAGGTTGCTGATAAAGTTAAAGAAACAACAGAAAAAGTTGTTGAACAAGAAAATAACGAAACAAATGAAGCTGTAGATGAAATTGAAAAATCTGTAGCAGAAGAAGCAGAAAATAATAATTCTAAAGAAGAAGAAACCCCAAAAGTAGATTATTCGAAAGCAACTTTAGAAGAATTAGTAGTAGCCCTAAAAAAGGTAATTGCTAACAACCCTGTTCAAAAAATAAAATCTCAAGTAGATGCCATTAAAAATGCTTTCAATCAAAAATTTGGGGCATTATTAACCCAGAAAAAAGAAGCTTTTTTAGCAGAAGGAGGCGATTCTATCGATTTTAAATTTTCGAGTCCAATAAAAATCGAATACAATGCATTACTTTCTAGCTACAAAAAAGAAAGAGACGCCTATTATAAAGATTTAGAAAAGCAATTAAACGAAAACTTAGAGAAAAGATTAAAGGTAATTGAAGACTTAAAAACGTTAATTGAAGACGCAGATACCGCTACCATGTATAAGCAATTTAGAGAATTGCAAGATAATTGGCGAGCAATTGGTCCGGTTTCTAAAACTCGTTATAACGATACTTGGAAAATTTACCATCATCATGTAGAACGTTTTTACGACTTATTACATTTAAGCAACGATTTTAGAGATTTAGATTTTAAAAATAATTTAGAAGAAAAACTTAAAATTATAAAACAAGCAGAAGCATTAGCAGAGCAAGAAGATATTACAGTAGCTTTTAAAGAATTGCAAAAATTACACAAAACTTGGAAAGAAGATATTGGGCCAGTTTCTAGTGAAATGCGAGAAGAAATTTGGCACAAATTTAGTGTTGCAACTAAAAAAATACACGATAAACGTCATCAATATTTTCGTGAAATGCGCTCTAAATATCAAGAAATTATCGACAAAAAATTAGAAATTATAGAAGTTTTAGATAATTACGATACCTCTAATAATAAATCGCATAAAGATTGGCAAGAAAGTATAAAACACGTAGAGCAATTAAGAAAATTATACTTTAGTGCTGGTAAGTTACCTTATAATAAGAGTGAAGAAGTTTGGCAAAAGTTCAAAGCAGCTACTAAAAAATTTAATAGCGCAAAAAATCTTTTTTACAAACAAGAAAAAAGTAGCCAACAAAAAAATCTAGAAAAGAAACTGGCATTAATAGAAATTGCAGAATCTTTTAAAGATAGCGAAGATTGGCAAATGGCTACAAATGCAATGAAGAAAGTGCAAGCAGATTGGAAAAAAATTGGTCATGTTCCAAGAAAATTTTCAGACGATATTTGGAAAAGATTCAAAGCTGCTTGTAACCATTACTTCGATAGATTGCATGCACAAAAAAATGCAATAAGTAAAGAGCAACAGGCTGTAGTAGATGCTAAGAAAGCATTTTTAGAGGCTTTAAAAGAGAAAAAAACACATACAAAAGAAAGTGTTTTAGAAGCCATAAATACTTGGAAAGAATTAGGTGCCTTGCCAAGAAACGTAAGACATTTAGAAGCTAAATTTAGTAAGCAAGTAGATAAAATGGTAGAAAACCTGTCTTTAGATAAGCAGGAAGTAGAAATGCTAAAGTTTACCAATTCTTTAGATAGTTTAGTTGCCAATAAAGATTTTAGAAAATTAGATTCCGAGCAAATGTTTATTCGCAAGAAAATAGACGAATTAAATAGAGAAATTTCTCAATTAGAAAACAATTTAGGCTTCTTTTCTAACGCAAAAGCAGACAATCCTTTGGTGGCAAATGTAAAAAAGCAAGTAGAAGAATTTAGAACAGACTTAGAAATCTGGAGAGAAAAATTAGAATATTTAAAAAATTTAGATTATTAA
- a CDS encoding IS30 family transposase has translation MNYKQLTFEQRYSIELMLKAKISKKEIIKSLCINESTFYRELKRNSKPRTYSAKHAQKLADERKKEGHYKTIFSTEMKKIIKEKMIKFQWSPEQIVGWCKLKAIQMVSHERIYQYVWQDKRQGGLLYKELRTGQKKYKKRYGSKSNRGQIPDKVSIEKRPKIVELKERVGDLESDLIIGKDHKGALLTIVDRYSSFLWIENVTGKKADMITKMTINTLAPHKKWVRTITNDNGKEFAGHKKIAEKLNCDVYFAHPYSSWERGLNEYTNKLIRQYFPKNEHLDNVKQKDIFETVNKLNNRPRKKLGYRTPKEVFYQFINQNQKLALGT, from the coding sequence ATGAACTACAAACAATTAACTTTCGAACAAAGGTACTCAATAGAATTAATGCTTAAGGCAAAAATTAGTAAAAAAGAGATTATTAAATCACTTTGTATTAATGAAAGTACTTTTTATAGAGAATTGAAAAGGAACTCAAAACCTAGGACTTATAGTGCTAAACACGCACAAAAATTAGCTGATGAGCGTAAAAAAGAAGGCCATTATAAGACTATTTTTTCAACGGAAATGAAAAAAATAATCAAAGAAAAAATGATTAAATTTCAATGGTCTCCAGAACAGATAGTTGGTTGGTGTAAACTTAAAGCAATACAGATGGTCTCTCACGAGCGAATTTACCAATATGTTTGGCAAGATAAAAGACAAGGAGGATTGCTTTATAAAGAACTACGAACAGGTCAAAAAAAATATAAAAAAAGGTATGGAAGTAAATCCAATAGAGGACAAATACCCGATAAAGTGTCTATAGAAAAACGTCCAAAAATTGTAGAACTCAAAGAAAGAGTAGGTGATTTAGAATCTGATTTAATTATAGGAAAAGACCATAAAGGAGCTTTATTAACCATTGTAGATCGCTATTCTAGTTTTTTATGGATTGAAAATGTGACAGGAAAAAAAGCAGATATGATTACAAAAATGACTATAAACACTTTAGCACCACATAAAAAATGGGTTCGAACAATTACCAATGATAATGGAAAAGAGTTTGCAGGACATAAAAAAATAGCAGAAAAATTAAATTGTGATGTCTATTTTGCTCACCCTTATAGCTCTTGGGAACGTGGACTTAACGAGTATACGAACAAACTTATCAGACAATATTTCCCAAAAAATGAACACTTGGATAATGTCAAACAAAAGGATATTTTTGAAACGGTAAACAAACTCAATAATAGACCAAGAAAAAAGTTAGGATACAGAACCCCTAAAGAGGTTTTTTATCAATTTATTAACCAAAATCAAAAACTTGCACTTGGTACTTGA
- a CDS encoding shikimate dehydrogenase family protein yields MEERKNKTFGLLGKEISYSFSRGYFTEKFKNLNLTNCKYVNFDIPKIEDFPSIVKNDDSICGINVTIPYKEEVIAYLNKLDTTAKKIGAVNTIKFTKRGNLKGYNTDVVGFEKSIAPFLKKHHKFALILGTGGASKAVAFALKQNHIKYKFVSRNPSNKKEISYQDLTEEIINKYTVIINCTPLGTSPNVNKYPAIPYQHLSEKHLLYDLIYNPELTVFLEKGKQRGATVKNGYQMLEIQAEESWAIWNQGK; encoded by the coding sequence ATGGAAGAAAGAAAAAATAAAACCTTCGGACTTTTAGGAAAAGAGATTTCTTACTCTTTTTCTCGTGGATATTTTACAGAGAAATTTAAAAATTTAAATCTCACAAACTGTAAATATGTAAATTTCGACATCCCAAAAATAGAAGATTTTCCAAGCATTGTTAAAAACGACGATAGTATTTGTGGTATTAATGTTACAATTCCTTACAAAGAAGAAGTAATTGCTTATTTAAATAAATTAGATACAACAGCGAAAAAAATTGGCGCAGTAAATACCATTAAATTCACCAAAAGAGGCAATTTAAAAGGATACAATACAGATGTTGTTGGCTTCGAAAAATCGATTGCTCCATTTTTAAAAAAGCATCATAAATTTGCGTTAATTTTAGGCACTGGAGGAGCTTCTAAAGCAGTTGCTTTTGCGTTGAAACAAAATCATATAAAATATAAATTTGTTTCCAGAAATCCTTCTAATAAAAAAGAAATTTCTTATCAAGACCTAACAGAAGAAATAATTAATAAATATACTGTTATTATTAATTGTACCCCTTTAGGAACTTCACCCAATGTAAATAAATATCCAGCAATACCCTATCAACATTTATCTGAAAAGCATTTGTTATACGATTTAATTTACAATCCAGAACTTACTGTTTTTTTAGAAAAAGGAAAACAAAGAGGAGCAACTGTAAAAAATGGATATCAGATGTTAGAAATCCAAGCAGAGGAATCTTGGGCCATATGGAATCAAGGTAAATAA
- a CDS encoding SGNH/GDSL hydrolase family protein, whose translation MSFKYIFGCIISFPLLPVLLIQSKKIRKRIPRLPEAVKPKGYLKANSSKTLKIIVLGESTIAGVGVDIHENGFTGALVREISEKSKVSVLWSVYARSGYTTKQITKKLVPKIVESNADLIVIGLGGNDAFKLNSPLLVMLNIEKLIKSLQKKFPRTPIYFTNMPPIKEFPAFTKTIKFVIGNLVEIFGEKLQKKVKKRKRVFYNNKIVTLKSWAKKYHLKSNANIFFSDGIHPSKLSYQLWGKDMAQFIMQKRNFKKWLQKI comes from the coding sequence ATGAGTTTTAAATATATTTTTGGTTGTATTATTTCTTTTCCTTTGCTTCCTGTTCTTCTAATTCAAAGTAAAAAAATTCGTAAAAGAATACCTAGATTACCAGAGGCTGTAAAACCAAAAGGCTATCTAAAAGCAAATTCTTCAAAAACTTTAAAAATTATTGTTCTTGGAGAAAGCACCATTGCTGGAGTGGGTGTAGATATTCACGAAAACGGATTTACAGGAGCACTTGTTAGAGAAATTTCAGAAAAAAGTAAAGTATCTGTTCTATGGAGCGTATATGCTAGAAGTGGTTACACAACAAAACAAATTACAAAAAAATTAGTGCCAAAAATTGTAGAATCTAACGCAGATCTTATTGTAATCGGTTTGGGTGGAAATGATGCTTTTAAATTAAATTCTCCATTATTAGTAATGCTAAATATAGAAAAACTAATTAAAAGTCTTCAGAAAAAATTTCCGCGAACACCCATTTATTTTACAAATATGCCACCTATTAAAGAATTTCCTGCGTTTACTAAAACAATAAAATTTGTAATTGGAAACTTGGTTGAAATTTTCGGAGAAAAACTTCAAAAAAAAGTAAAAAAAAGAAAAAGAGTTTTTTACAATAATAAAATAGTTACTTTAAAAAGTTGGGCAAAAAAATACCATTTAAAAAGCAATGCTAATATCTTCTTTAGCGATGGCATACACCCATCTAAACTTTCTTACCAATTATGGGGTAAAGATATGGCGCAATTTATAATGCAAAAACGAAATTTTAAGAAATGGTTGCAAAAAATATAA
- a CDS encoding LacI family DNA-binding transcriptional regulator, with amino-acid sequence MKKKKTTIKDIANVLNISAAAVSKALHNDSRISDKTKKAVKQVAKNLNYQPNHLASALRSGKSKLVGVIVPRTNSNFFSSVIQNIEEVLNKEGYNIIITQSNESFKKESDCIDALLFTQVDGIIASMANETVDLSAYEKVKSKGIPLILFDRGENNLNVDYIGIDDYNSSHVIIEHLVAKGCKRIAHIGGYKRTRIYNNRIRGYIDALKKHNLPLDDELLTESGLTIEDGREKMLELLQLKEKPDAIYAAGDYAALGALQVLKEQQISIPNEIALVGFGNEPFTDMVSPTITSVNQHSAEIGQQAAKRFLTYVDTENIEQNLNKIILNATLIVRDSSDKK; translated from the coding sequence GTGAAAAAAAAGAAAACAACCATAAAAGATATTGCAAATGTGTTAAATATTTCTGCAGCAGCCGTTTCTAAAGCACTGCATAACGATTCTCGAATTAGCGATAAAACGAAAAAAGCCGTAAAACAAGTGGCAAAAAACTTAAATTATCAACCCAATCACTTGGCAAGTGCTTTAAGAAGTGGAAAATCTAAATTGGTAGGCGTTATTGTACCGAGAACAAATAGTAATTTTTTCTCCTCTGTAATTCAAAATATCGAAGAAGTATTAAATAAAGAAGGTTATAACATTATTATTACACAATCTAACGAATCTTTTAAAAAAGAAAGCGACTGTATAGATGCTTTATTATTTACACAGGTTGATGGCATTATTGCTTCTATGGCTAATGAAACTGTAGATTTAAGTGCTTATGAAAAAGTTAAATCGAAAGGAATTCCGTTAATTTTATTTGACAGAGGAGAAAACAATTTAAATGTAGATTATATTGGTATAGACGATTATAACAGCAGCCATGTAATTATTGAGCATTTGGTGGCGAAAGGTTGTAAAAGAATTGCACATATTGGAGGTTATAAACGTACTAGAATTTATAATAACAGAATTCGTGGTTATATAGATGCGCTAAAAAAACACAATTTACCTTTAGATGATGAGTTGCTTACAGAAAGCGGTTTAACAATTGAAGACGGAAGAGAAAAAATGCTTGAACTATTACAATTGAAAGAAAAGCCTGATGCTATTTATGCTGCTGGAGATTACGCTGCTTTGGGCGCTTTGCAGGTTTTAAAAGAGCAACAAATTTCGATTCCTAATGAGATTGCTTTGGTGGGTTTTGGTAACGAACCTTTTACGGATATGGTTTCGCCAACAATTACAAGTGTAAATCAACACAGTGCAGAAATTGGACAACAAGCTGCTAAAAGGTTTTTAACATATGTTGATACTGAAAATATCGAGCAAAATTTGAATAAAATAATTTTAAACGCAACATTAATTGTTAGAGATTCTTCTGATAAAAAGTAA
- a CDS encoding bifunctional 4-hydroxy-2-oxoglutarate aldolase/2-dehydro-3-deoxy-phosphogluconate aldolase — translation MAQYTRLEVAQVMKDTGMVPLFFHSDLEVSKKVLKACYDGGARLMEFTARGDFAHQVFGELTKYAITNLPGMVMGVGSVTDAAAASLYMSLGANFIVTPVLREDIAIVCNRKKVLWSPGCGTLTEIARAEELGCEIVKLFPGDIYGPQFVKGIKGPQPWTSIMPTGGVSPTKENLEGWFNAGVTCVGMGSKLMSKDASGNFDYEKIENNTKNALDIIKSLR, via the coding sequence ATGGCACAATATACAAGATTAGAAGTAGCACAAGTAATGAAAGATACAGGAATGGTTCCTTTATTTTTTCATAGTGATTTAGAAGTAAGTAAAAAAGTATTAAAAGCTTGTTACGATGGTGGCGCTCGTTTAATGGAGTTTACTGCAAGAGGAGATTTTGCACACCAAGTTTTTGGAGAATTAACAAAATACGCAATTACAAACTTACCAGGAATGGTTATGGGAGTAGGGTCTGTAACAGATGCAGCAGCAGCTTCTTTATACATGTCTTTAGGCGCAAATTTTATTGTAACTCCCGTTTTAAGAGAAGACATTGCCATTGTGTGTAACCGAAAAAAAGTCTTATGGTCTCCTGGATGTGGAACCTTAACAGAAATTGCAAGAGCAGAAGAATTGGGTTGCGAAATCGTAAAATTATTTCCTGGCGATATTTATGGCCCTCAATTTGTAAAAGGCATTAAAGGACCACAACCTTGGACCAGCATTATGCCAACAGGTGGCGTTTCTCCAACCAAAGAGAATTTAGAAGGCTGGTTCAATGCAGGTGTAACTTGTGTTGGAATGGGCTCTAAATTAATGTCAAAAGACGCAAGTGGGAATTTTGATTATGAGAAAATAGAAAATAACACAAAAAATGCTCTAGATATTATTAAATCTTTAAGATAA
- a CDS encoding DUF6686 family protein: protein MFEKTKVISRVKNGEITMCTRCKIYNLVYNNIFFQFNEEQLNHFKEYISKIDIDYWLDFSACTTQRRKIPVQTFHQNLILVFDLHEINELKTLLGIKNTEKEKILSPADIDYTLVLN from the coding sequence ATGTTCGAAAAAACAAAAGTTATATCGAGAGTAAAAAACGGAGAAATTACGATGTGTACACGTTGTAAAATCTACAATCTTGTTTACAATAATATCTTTTTTCAATTTAATGAAGAACAATTAAATCACTTTAAAGAATATATTTCTAAAATCGATATCGATTATTGGTTAGATTTTAGCGCTTGTACAACACAAAGAAGAAAAATACCCGTACAAACCTTTCATCAAAATTTAATCTTAGTTTTTGACCTTCATGAAATAAATGAGTTGAAAACACTTTTGGGAATTAAAAATACCGAAAAAGAAAAAATATTGTCTCCCGCAGATATTGATTATACTTTGGTTTTAAATTGA
- a CDS encoding TetR/AcrR family transcriptional regulator has translation MKHSEIKTHIIKTASDLFYNNGYNLTGINEIISEAGIAKATLYNHFKSKEDICISYLNYKNDAFLRLIKDFISSKENGIPRIIAILEFLQLFYNDSKFNGCWCINTISELPKENVKVRSEIQKQKKDFLEFIEEIISKNLPNKTKEETASLSKQIYLLYESAVAESYLHQNDWPIKSAIHLCKKIID, from the coding sequence ATGAAACATTCAGAAATTAAAACTCACATCATTAAAACTGCGTCAGATTTATTCTACAATAACGGATACAATCTAACGGGTATTAACGAAATTATTTCTGAAGCTGGCATTGCAAAAGCAACGTTGTACAATCATTTTAAATCTAAAGAAGATATTTGTATTTCTTATTTAAATTATAAAAACGATGCTTTTCTAAGGCTGATAAAAGATTTTATATCATCAAAAGAAAACGGTATCCCAAGAATTATTGCCATTTTAGAATTTTTGCAATTGTTTTATAACGACAGCAAATTTAACGGTTGCTGGTGTATTAATACTATCTCTGAATTGCCAAAAGAAAATGTAAAAGTTCGTTCCGAAATTCAGAAACAGAAAAAAGATTTTTTAGAATTTATAGAAGAAATCATCTCAAAAAATTTACCCAACAAAACCAAAGAAGAAACTGCCTCTTTATCTAAACAAATATACCTTTTGTATGAGAGTGCTGTTGCAGAAAGCTATTTACACCAAAACGATTGGCCTATAAAATCTGCCATACATTTGTGTAAAAAAATAATAGATTAA